A window of Bacteroidales bacterium contains these coding sequences:
- a CDS encoding S-adenosylmethionine:tRNA ribosyltransferase-isomerase: MLEKIHIERYNYDLPYDKIALYPTKNRDLSKLLIYSNGNIIQDIFRNIINYLPENSWLIFNDTKVVHARLIFYKETKAKIELFCLEPSEGDITTQLSSKQSVKWKCLVGNSRKWKTGILKSELKINDKDIVLTAERIETNNEFSIINFSWNYDYSFAEILEIFGKIPLPPYINRESEDSDNTTYQTIYANIDGSVAAPTAGLHFTSELMSEILFAGMDISTITLHVGAGTFKPVSSESINEHVMHAEKIIISRKFIEDLYNNFGEKYIIPIGTTSCRSIESLYWLGLKLENESFRENDELFLEQWYPYLEETSKSNISIKKSLENILLYMQKRNSNYFQAATSLIITPGYSMKFPNALITNFHQPKSTLLLLIAAAIGDDWKKLYDYALVNDFRFLSYGDSCLLKF; encoded by the coding sequence ATGTTAGAAAAAATACATATAGAAAGATATAATTATGATCTTCCTTATGATAAAATAGCATTATATCCAACGAAAAATCGTGATTTATCTAAATTACTTATTTATTCTAACGGAAATATTATTCAAGATATTTTTAGAAACATAATAAATTATTTGCCTGAGAATTCTTGGTTGATATTTAATGATACAAAAGTTGTTCATGCACGACTTATTTTTTACAAAGAAACAAAAGCAAAAATAGAATTATTCTGTCTCGAACCTTCTGAAGGTGATATAACTACTCAACTTTCTTCCAAACAATCAGTAAAATGGAAATGTTTGGTCGGAAATTCAAGGAAATGGAAAACAGGTATATTAAAATCCGAATTAAAAATTAACGATAAAGATATTGTTTTAACAGCCGAACGTATTGAAACAAATAATGAATTTTCCATCATTAATTTTTCTTGGAATTACGATTACAGCTTTGCTGAGATTCTGGAAATTTTCGGTAAAATACCTTTACCGCCATATATTAACAGAGAATCGGAAGATAGTGATAATACTACATACCAAACTATTTATGCTAATATAGACGGCTCTGTAGCGGCTCCAACCGCAGGTTTACATTTTACATCCGAACTTATGAGTGAAATTCTTTTTGCAGGAATGGATATTTCAACAATAACCCTGCATGTAGGCGCCGGAACTTTTAAACCCGTTTCTTCGGAATCAATAAACGAGCATGTTATGCACGCTGAAAAAATTATTATATCCCGGAAATTTATAGAAGATTTGTATAATAATTTCGGCGAAAAATATATTATTCCGATAGGCACAACTTCTTGTCGCTCTATAGAATCTCTGTACTGGTTAGGTTTGAAATTGGAAAATGAAAGTTTTCGAGAAAATGATGAGCTGTTCTTAGAACAATGGTATCCATATTTGGAAGAAACTTCTAAAAGTAATATTTCAATAAAGAAAAGTCTGGAAAACATCTTATTATACATGCAAAAAAGAAATAGCAACTATTTTCAAGCTGCTACTTCTTTAATCATCACCCCGGGATATTCTATGAAATTCCCTAATGCTTTGATTACTAACTTTCACCAGCCTAAAAGCACTTTATTACTTTTAATTGCTGCGGCAATTGGTGATGATTGGAAAAAACTATATGATTATGCTCTTGTTAATGATTTCAGATTTCTAAGCTATGGGGATAGTTGCTTGTTAAAGTTTTAA